One genomic window of Chitinophagaceae bacterium includes the following:
- a CDS encoding T9SS type A sorting domain-containing protein, with amino-acid sequence MKKILLLISCIICSAFAKAQIYSFNNPEIVPLELIRLSPALRDLPTTKHLISFDEIRVEHENPSLERFMETVNPNARPVGADPIRQMDDNTRDSSDTEITMLSNWEGMSANIDPSDNCIAVGPNHVMQMVNNNISTFIRIWDKTGNILIDELEVKDFSGINDCGDPNLVYDEQADRYVLLVLGSCSSSKLEICVSQTNDPTGEWYVYTFTTSGGFPDYPKLSTWGDSYFITTNSNSPTIWAVDRASVLDGLPIGTVQKFTLAGFPSIGFEAASPVNFTGTTLPPEGSPALMIRVADDAWGGTIDSDHLEIFEVNIDWTLPANSTISGPYNLATSDYNSEMCGFNSLNCIPQPGTTLKLDPLANIVMDKVMYRNFENYESIVCTHGVNADGEETAGVRWYELRKTTGGTWHVFQEGTYSPDTENRWMSSISINDDGAIALGYNISSETVFPGTMVIGRAKCDDLNLMTTAETVGVEGSNHNSSNRYGDYNGMVTDPVDGSFWFTATYNPTTSWSTNVSHFTISSCLATSVQTIQSSVRDVTMFPMPVTDDLIITLHSDKAITFPLQMMDAMGRVVLSQNLQLVNGENKLHIDVHMISNGIYFTRMQTADFSFANKVVIER; translated from the coding sequence ATGAAGAAAATACTACTTTTAATTAGTTGCATAATATGTTCTGCATTCGCAAAAGCACAGATTTACTCTTTTAATAATCCTGAAATAGTTCCACTGGAGCTGATCAGGTTATCTCCGGCGCTGCGTGATCTTCCTACCACTAAACATTTAATTTCTTTTGATGAGATCAGGGTGGAGCATGAAAATCCTTCATTGGAAAGATTTATGGAAACAGTGAATCCAAATGCCCGACCTGTGGGTGCAGATCCTATCCGGCAAATGGATGATAACACACGCGATTCATCGGATACTGAAATCACAATGCTTTCTAATTGGGAAGGTATGTCAGCGAACATAGACCCTTCCGACAATTGCATTGCTGTAGGCCCCAATCATGTTATGCAGATGGTGAATAATAACATCAGCACGTTTATCCGCATCTGGGATAAAACAGGAAATATATTGATTGATGAACTGGAGGTGAAAGATTTTTCGGGTATTAATGATTGTGGAGATCCGAATTTAGTATACGATGAACAGGCCGACCGATACGTATTGCTTGTGCTGGGTTCCTGCTCTTCGAGCAAGCTGGAAATTTGTGTTTCACAAACCAATGATCCAACAGGTGAGTGGTATGTCTACACTTTTACCACCTCTGGTGGCTTTCCTGATTATCCGAAGCTTTCTACCTGGGGCGATTCGTATTTCATTACTACTAATTCAAACAGCCCTACTATTTGGGCAGTTGACCGCGCATCCGTGCTGGATGGACTTCCAATAGGAACAGTGCAGAAATTCACCCTTGCAGGTTTTCCATCCATTGGTTTCGAGGCCGCTTCGCCTGTAAATTTTACCGGTACCACATTACCTCCTGAAGGTTCACCTGCATTGATGATTCGTGTTGCAGACGATGCCTGGGGCGGAACGATTGATTCCGATCACCTGGAAATTTTTGAAGTGAATATTGATTGGACTTTACCTGCAAATTCAACCATCAGCGGGCCTTATAATCTTGCAACATCAGATTATAACAGTGAGATGTGCGGTTTTAATTCCCTTAACTGTATTCCACAACCGGGCACCACGCTTAAATTAGATCCACTCGCAAATATTGTGATGGACAAGGTGATGTACCGGAATTTTGAAAATTATGAGTCCATTGTTTGTACCCATGGTGTAAATGCTGACGGTGAGGAAACCGCGGGCGTACGATGGTATGAGTTAAGGAAAACAACCGGAGGCACATGGCATGTTTTCCAGGAAGGAACCTATTCACCGGACACAGAAAACCGGTGGATGAGCAGTATCAGCATCAATGACGACGGAGCCATTGCATTGGGTTACAACATATCAAGTGAAACAGTTTTTCCGGGCACGATGGTAATCGGCCGTGCAAAGTGCGATGATTTAAACCTTATGACTACCGCCGAAACCGTTGGTGTTGAAGGCAGCAATCACAACAGCTCCAACCGTTATGGTGATTACAATGGAATGGTGACGGATCCGGTGGATGGTTCGTTTTGGTTTACGGCAACTTATAATCCAACAACATCATGGTCTACCAACGTGTCGCATTTTACCATCAGCAGTTGTCTTGCTACTTCAGTGCAGACAATTCAATCTTCAGTGCGTGATGTAACTATGTTTCCAATGCCTGTGACTGATGATTTAATTATCACGCTTCATTCAGATAAGGCAATAACATTTCCATTGCAAATGATGGATGCAATGGGAAGAGTAGTATTGTCGCAGAATTTGCAACTCGTGAATGGGGAAAACAAACTTCATATCGATGTGCATATGATTAGCAATGGAATTTATTTTACGAGAATGCAAACAGCAGATTTCTCTTTTGCAAATAAGGTGGTGATTGAACGATAA
- a CDS encoding DEAD/DEAH box helicase, producing the protein MTFSDFNLCEPLLEGLDAMGFRKPTPIQEKVIPLILSGKDVIATAQTGTGKTAAYLLPVLNNISHNKIPHTSVLIVAPTRELALQIDQSFQGLAYFTHASSIAVYGGSDGDVFEREKKAMKGGASAVIATPGRLLSHLNMGNSKFDQLDCLILDEADKMLDMGFYDDIIRIIGYVPAKRQNLLFSATMPPRMRELARRIMNNPAEINIAMSKPAEGILQGAYLVHDTQKTPLLKKLLDPSKNNSTEKKPVSTLIFSSTKSGVKSLEKELRQMHLPAKAIHSDLSQEERENVLLSFRTKETKILVATDILSRGIDIDSIGLVVNYDVPGDAEDYVHRVGRTARAETTGVALTFINERDQRKFAEIETLIERTIPKIALPPELGEGPVWNPSKHHPRIFGGGGRKSGNSGGRNKKRR; encoded by the coding sequence TTGACGTTCTCTGATTTTAATCTCTGCGAGCCTTTGTTAGAAGGGCTCGATGCAATGGGTTTCCGCAAACCTACTCCGATACAGGAGAAAGTTATTCCGCTGATTTTAAGCGGCAAAGATGTAATTGCAACTGCACAAACAGGTACGGGAAAAACCGCAGCATACCTGTTACCAGTCCTGAACAACATCTCTCACAACAAGATACCGCACACTTCAGTATTGATTGTTGCTCCTACCCGGGAACTGGCGCTCCAGATTGATCAGTCGTTCCAGGGATTGGCCTATTTCACCCACGCAAGTTCTATTGCTGTGTATGGTGGCAGCGACGGTGATGTTTTTGAACGGGAGAAAAAAGCGATGAAAGGCGGTGCTTCTGCCGTGATCGCAACGCCGGGCCGTTTACTCAGTCACCTGAATATGGGGAATTCAAAATTTGACCAGCTCGATTGCCTTATTCTTGATGAAGCAGATAAGATGCTCGACATGGGTTTTTACGACGACATTATCCGCATCATCGGATATGTACCAGCGAAAAGACAAAACCTGTTGTTCAGCGCCACTATGCCACCACGCATGCGCGAACTCGCACGGCGCATCATGAACAATCCGGCTGAAATAAATATCGCGATGAGCAAACCGGCAGAAGGAATTTTACAGGGTGCTTACCTGGTGCACGATACACAAAAAACACCTTTGTTAAAAAAATTACTGGATCCTTCTAAAAATAATTCCACAGAAAAGAAACCGGTAAGTACACTGATCTTCTCTTCCACCAAATCAGGTGTGAAGTCATTGGAAAAAGAATTACGCCAGATGCACCTTCCTGCAAAAGCAATTCACAGCGATTTATCTCAGGAAGAAAGGGAAAATGTATTGTTAAGCTTCAGAACAAAAGAAACGAAAATTTTAGTTGCCACTGATATTTTATCAAGGGGAATTGATATTGACAGCATTGGCTTAGTGGTAAATTATGATGTGCCCGGCGATGCAGAAGATTATGTGCATCGTGTCGGACGCACAGCACGCGCTGAAACCACCGGCGTAGCACTTACCTTCATCAATGAACGTGATCAGCGGAAATTTGCAGAGATAGAAACATTGATTGAACGTACCATTCCTAAAATTGCCTTGCCTCCTGAATTGGGTGAAGGTCCGGTATGGAATCCATCCAAACACCATCCACGGATTTTTGGTGGTGGTGGAAGGAAAAGCGGAAATAGCGGAGGGAGAAATAAGAAACGGAGGTGA